One region of Dokdonia sp. 4H-3-7-5 genomic DNA includes:
- the ppk1 gene encoding polyphosphate kinase 1: MIKLTDDNYRHRDLNWLSFNERVLQEAEDVENNPLYERLKFLAIYSTNLDEFFRVRVSQLRQLKRVKKEIRKQLSLKPNKIVKEIKATVHEQQQRFGHTFRKVIIPELEKHHIHILTSKTYTDKHKILADGWYTSTIREHLDVKKVDLAAKNDIFLEDQSLYFYVLFKDSSKVGFVTIPTHKVDRFVHLLKDNGEHYLTFIDDIIHYKMDTIFPDEEIRGIFEVKISRDAELYLDDELDGILADRIYESLKRRHKGQPTRLLYDASMDKDDAKKLRKLLRVGKVDMMPGGRYHNFNDFFKFPDPTENPELHFKKQPLIKHNALEKATDYFEVLKERDHLVHFPFMSFNYVERFIEQASEDKDVTEIKISLYRVASESPLTSALLKALDNGKKVFIFIEAKARFDEENNITWGRTFEEKGATVIYSYPRIKVHSKILLVKRKEEGKNRRYIYIGTGNFNAKTSKIYADHGFFSADKKLGKELNRVFKVLEGDLIVPRNKHLLVSPFTTRRTFEKLINDEIDFAQSGKHAEIKIKMNSLEDKDMIKLLYKASQAGVKITMLVRGFTALIPGVKGLSENIYMTSILDRYLEHGRIYWFNHDGDEQLFMGSADWMTRNLDRRIEVLVPITDADCRKELKEIFDIQLSDNVKARIQNKEENNAFAKAEKETPKIRSQYAIFDYLKAKYN, translated from the coding sequence ATGATTAAACTTACCGACGATAATTATAGACATAGAGATTTAAACTGGCTTAGTTTTAATGAGCGAGTACTTCAAGAAGCTGAGGATGTTGAGAATAATCCGCTGTATGAGCGTCTTAAATTTCTAGCGATATATTCTACTAATCTCGATGAGTTTTTTAGAGTTCGCGTGTCACAGTTGCGCCAACTCAAAAGAGTAAAAAAAGAAATTAGAAAGCAATTATCCCTCAAACCAAATAAAATTGTAAAAGAGATAAAAGCTACGGTACATGAGCAGCAGCAACGTTTTGGTCACACGTTTAGAAAAGTGATTATCCCAGAACTTGAAAAGCATCATATCCACATCCTTACCTCAAAAACCTACACAGACAAGCATAAAATTCTTGCAGATGGTTGGTACACCTCTACCATAAGAGAACATCTTGATGTAAAAAAGGTTGACCTTGCAGCCAAGAATGATATTTTTCTAGAAGATCAGTCACTGTACTTTTACGTACTTTTTAAGGACAGCTCAAAGGTGGGATTTGTCACTATCCCTACCCATAAAGTAGATCGTTTTGTACACCTACTTAAAGATAATGGCGAGCACTATCTTACTTTTATTGATGACATTATTCATTATAAAATGGATACAATTTTTCCTGATGAGGAAATACGTGGGATTTTTGAAGTGAAAATCTCTAGAGATGCAGAGTTATATCTAGATGATGAGCTTGACGGTATTCTTGCAGATCGTATTTATGAATCCTTAAAGAGACGCCACAAAGGGCAGCCTACAAGATTGCTTTATGATGCATCTATGGATAAAGATGACGCAAAAAAATTGCGCAAGCTCTTGCGTGTAGGTAAAGTTGATATGATGCCAGGCGGTCGCTATCATAACTTTAACGACTTTTTTAAATTTCCGGATCCTACAGAAAATCCTGAGCTACACTTTAAAAAACAACCCTTAATAAAACATAATGCGCTCGAGAAAGCTACAGACTATTTTGAGGTATTAAAAGAACGTGATCATCTCGTACACTTTCCTTTTATGTCTTTTAATTATGTGGAGCGTTTTATAGAGCAGGCCTCAGAGGATAAAGATGTAACAGAAATAAAGATATCCTTGTATCGTGTTGCAAGTGAATCTCCACTTACTTCGGCGCTTCTTAAGGCGTTAGATAATGGTAAAAAGGTGTTCATCTTTATAGAAGCAAAAGCTCGCTTTGATGAAGAGAATAACATTACTTGGGGACGCACTTTTGAAGAAAAAGGAGCTACTGTTATTTATAGCTATCCACGTATCAAAGTACATTCAAAAATATTACTTGTAAAGCGCAAAGAGGAAGGTAAAAACCGCCGATACATTTATATAGGCACTGGTAACTTTAATGCAAAAACCTCAAAAATCTATGCAGATCATGGTTTCTTTTCGGCAGATAAGAAACTGGGCAAAGAATTAAACCGTGTGTTTAAAGTGCTAGAAGGAGACCTCATTGTACCTCGCAACAAGCATTTATTGGTCTCGCCTTTTACCACGCGACGCACTTTTGAAAAGCTCATCAATGATGAGATTGATTTTGCTCAATCTGGAAAACACGCAGAGATCAAGATAAAAATGAATAGCCTTGAGGATAAGGATATGATTAAATTGCTCTATAAAGCGAGTCAAGCCGGAGTAAAAATCACAATGCTTGTGCGCGGCTTTACCGCTCTTATCCCTGGAGTAAAAGGGCTGAGCGAGAATATCTATATGACTTCAATTTTAGATAGATATCTCGAGCATGGTCGCATTTACTGGTTTAACCATGATGGCGATGAGCAACTTTTTATGGGCAGTGCAGACTGGATGACAAGAAATCTGGATAGACGTATTGAAGTATTAGTGCCTATTACAGACGCAGATTGTCGCAAGGAGTTAAAAGAGATTTTTGACATTCAGCTCTCAGATAATGTCAAGGCTCGTATTCAAAATAAAGAAGAGAATAACGCTTTCGCGAAAGCAGAAAAAGAAACACCAAAAATTAGATCACAATATGCTATTTTTGACTATCTAAAAGCGAAGTACAATTAA
- a CDS encoding nucleoside phosphorylase — protein MAIAPSELILNPDGSIYHLNLRPEHLASTIITVGDPDRVDTVTKYFDSVRFTTQKREFKTSTGTYKGKEITVISTGIGTDNIDIVLNELDALVNINLETREINKEHTSLDIVRIGTSGSIQAYIPVNSFLMSRYAIGLDALLHFYDSKHVQHPAIQKAFIEHMSWAPEKSDPYVVACDEQLADKFASDKMVDGFTATNIGFYGPQGRVLRLKTTDANMNDKLGTFCFRESATNKELKVTNLEMETSGIYGLAKLLGHRAVSLNCIIANRANMTFSEQPTEQTEALIQYTLDAITKD, from the coding sequence ATGGCAATAGCACCATCAGAACTTATACTTAATCCAGACGGTAGTATTTACCACCTAAATTTAAGACCAGAACACCTTGCATCTACAATAATAACTGTAGGAGATCCTGACCGTGTAGATACGGTGACAAAATATTTTGACAGTGTGCGTTTTACAACACAAAAACGCGAATTCAAAACAAGCACCGGAACTTATAAAGGAAAAGAAATCACAGTTATTTCAACTGGAATAGGTACAGATAACATCGACATTGTACTCAATGAACTTGATGCGCTAGTTAATATAAATCTAGAAACAAGAGAGATAAATAAAGAGCACACTAGCTTAGATATTGTACGTATAGGTACAAGTGGTTCTATCCAGGCATACATTCCTGTAAACTCTTTCTTAATGAGCCGCTATGCGATAGGACTAGATGCCCTACTCCACTTTTATGATAGTAAACATGTACAGCATCCAGCAATCCAAAAAGCTTTTATAGAACACATGTCATGGGCACCAGAAAAAAGTGATCCTTATGTAGTGGCTTGCGATGAGCAACTTGCAGATAAATTTGCTTCAGACAAAATGGTCGATGGATTTACTGCTACAAATATTGGATTTTATGGACCGCAAGGAAGAGTGTTAAGACTTAAAACAACTGACGCTAACATGAATGACAAATTGGGAACTTTTTGCTTTCGCGAAAGCGCAACTAACAAAGAACTTAAGGTTACTAATCTAGAGATGGAAACTTCTGGAATATATGGCCTTGCAAAATTACTAGGACACCGTGCTGTGTCTCTTAATTGTATTATTGCCAATAGAGCAAATATGACATTTAGCGAGCAACCTACAGAGCAGACCGAAGCTCTTATCCAGTATACACTTGACGCGATTACTAAAGATTAA